One Amblyomma americanum isolate KBUSLIRL-KWMA chromosome 8, ASM5285725v1, whole genome shotgun sequence DNA window includes the following coding sequences:
- the gw gene encoding trinucleotide repeat containing adaptor protein gawky isoform X2, with amino-acid sequence MQGDDKRNDLFLGQGGPGTWDTRPSSEPREAGNVSAAWPTGTTLTQPSCRNPCERGMGPVEDIVWSGEDASVIHRSSSLGGQCASTGSSNSQPGPRHNRGTSAAPSSSSWPSNDSPSEGADQLLGAVGGTEESSSQSSSQPPQPSRNCRPPRLGLLGGGENSHNNGTTATGWGAPPPGPQGGWGSGGGAQWGGATARSADYTPGGPNPSGDAGGASSPTKPAAAGSWGQGAVSKVAEAPDAKSATTGPRSVLEEPMTELRRLAAFSEGWGQTSINQDTPWEMPQSPGTKEPPTGAPWRAPVNTGTEIWENNLRSARAGGNKQPNPPQAAQGSSQCPQQQPWGSHTPTSHIGGTWGEEDEVPSSNMWTGVPAPAQQGGPRPPPEGPPSWGGDHHRGGGEKHWGGPAPPPPNSGWGAQEERESQGRLWGGRPSHSMDDGPSGAWGGGPKGAGPPPGVGTWSPVGGPNGKREPSGWEEPSPPPSRRPVTNYDDGTALWGNPTRQGKRAMHVPQVSHWKDMPSVKSISGGGGGGAPPGMLRMPKEGVWGGNKGPRGGGANWGDSGWDDHNKGAWGGVPPEQAYWGSKPKGPPSWADGQIDTSTWGGPSKQGGKPLTKDLIYASKQFRLLTEMGFKKEDVENALRSNQMNLEDTLMDLKTLPRGNGAQDSGLLDGSDCGLGGIRPKMRSDEDPHGPLGEAPFAGFHPAAAGFQGLPVFGAGYGGGQGFKPPPVKGSNQGSNAPASLLNSTGMGGQNSSLTVGNSISSLSPALVQKILQQQQQQQQQHFPANAGCPAGMGARLGQPNVPSATQLRLLVQQIQMAVHAGHLNPQILNQPLAPQTLQLLYQLLQQIKVLHQLQQQQQLVHTKGGPPLQLNVQLTQTKQRILNLQNQIAAQQALFLKQQLPPPPPPQPPQQQAPPHAAPPPPAGLGGGPSTPQDFLGSKPGGAEGLHSDFRDLNLKDAVSQQQQQQSRLNQWKLPSSLDEDNKAPQQNGGGDFSRAPGPASKAGSGLSSFLGGTDGPWSTGACSQDGWPDAPPTTSGASGGTSSPGEAKDSNAAGYSLSDLVAEFEPGKPWKGASALKSAEDDPHLTPGSVVRSPLSVNTIKDSELFGSWKPSPPGGEGSLVASLASLTSSTWAFTPAIHGSGNGSGGSSKGNASKSGWGGSSEQAPSSDPWNVGPKTRGPPPGLSSGWEQQGSTNCTFLVLKNLTPQIDGSTLKTLCMQHGPLQLFHLFLKHGLALAQYGSREEAAKAQSALHNCVLSNTTMLAYIPSESEVAQFLQLANGQGQHPSQQPPPQHQMPWGSSTSAFHPPQRPPLQQFAPGPRVAKQPGEPWNTPQPPASSAAAAVSSSTSNASHLWSFPGAGGGLWSAPQTSQAGGGGSNPTGLDHDHGAPGGPQSSLNSFLPGDLLSGESM; translated from the exons ATGCAAGGCGACGACAAAAGAAACGACCTGTTTCTAGGCCAAGGGGGCCCTGGG ACTTGGGACACACGACCAAGTTCAGAGCCCCGAGAGGCCGGGAATGTGTCGGCGGCATGGCCGACCGGCACTACCTTGACACAGCCTTCCTGCCGGAACCCCTGCGAGAGGGGCATGG GTCCCGTGGAGGATATTGTGTGGAGTGGGGAAGATGCATCTGTGATACACCGCTCAAGCAGCCTGGGGGGCCAGTGTGCTTCCACGGGGTCCAGCAATAGTCAGCCGGGCCCCCGACACAATAGGGGCACCTCTGCAGCCCCCTCCTCATCCTCCTGG CCCTCCAACGACAGCCCCTCCGAGGGTGCAGACCAGTTACTGGGCGCTGTTGGGGGAACTGAGGAGTCATCGTCACAATCCTCGTCGCAGCCGCCACAGCCATCGCGCAACTGTCGGCCTCCACGCCTGGGCCTGCTGGGCGGGGGCGAAAACTCTCACAACAACGGCACCACAGCCACAGGCTGGGGTGCGCCGCCACCCGGTCCCCAAGGGGGATGGGGCTCTGGCGGAGGAGCCCAGTGGGGAGGTGCCACGGCACGCAGTGCTGACTACACGCCTGGTGGCCCAaatccgagtggcgatgccggtGGTGCCAGCTCCCCGACTAAGCCAGCGGCTGCGGGCAGCTGGGGTCAGGGTGCAGTCAGCAAGGTTGCCGAAGCACCAGATGCCAAGAGCGCCACCACGGGGCCACGCAGTGTTTTGGAGGAGCCCATGACAGAACTGCGGCGACTGGCAGCTTTCAGCGAGGGTTGGGGCCAGACG TCTATCAACCAGGACACGCCCTGGGAAATGCCACAGTCACCCGGGACCAAAGAGCCGCCAACAGGGGCGCCCTGGAGGGCTCCCGTCAACACTGGCACTGAGATCTGGGAGAATAATTTGCGCAGTGCACGAGCCGGGGGCAACAAGCAGCCCAACCCACCACAGGCAGCACAG GGTTCTAGCCAGTGTCCTCAACAGCAGCCCTGGGGGAGCCACACCCCCACCAGCCACATTGGGGGCACCTGGGGCGAGGAGGATGAGGTCCCGTCCTCCAACATGTGGACTGGAGTGCCCGCACCAGCCCAGCAAGGGGGGCCTCGTCCACCTCCCGAGGGCCCGCCATCCTGGGGCGGAGACCACCATCGCGGGGGTGGTGAGAAGCACTGGGGTGGGCCAGCCCCGCCGCCCCCCAACTCTGGCTGGGGTGCACAGGAGGAGCGAGAGTCTCAGGGCCGGCTCTGGGGTGGCCGGCCCTCGCACAGCATGGATGACGGCCCCAGTGGTGCATGGGGTGGGGGGCCCAAGGGTGCCGGGCCCCCACCCGGTGTGGGGACCTGGTCTCCCGTTGGCGGGCCCAATGGCAAGCGAGAACCCTCGGGCTGGGAAGAGCCATCCCCACCGCCGTCCCGTCGGCCAGTGACCAACTATGATGATGGCACCGCTCTCTGGGGCAACCCCACAAGGCAGGGCAAG CGTGCCATGCACGTGCCACAGGTGTCTCACTGGAAGGACATGCCCTCGGTCAAGTCcatcagcggcggcggcggtggtggtgctCCACCTGGGATGCTTCGAATGCCAAAGGAAGGCGTGTGGGGCGGCAACAAGGGCCCCCGCGGGGGTGGGGCCAACTGGGGCGACTCTGGCTGGGATGACCACAACAAGGGTGCCTGGGGCGGGGTGCCGCCTGAGCAGGCCTACTGGGGCTCCAAGCCCAAGGGGCCACCGTCATGGGCCGACGGCCAGATTGACACGTCCACCTGGGGTGGACCTTCAAAACAG GGTGGCAAGCCTTTGACCAAGGACCTCATCTATGCCAGCAAGCAATTCCGTCTCCTGACAGAGATGGGATTCAAGAAGGAAGACGTAGAGAACGCTCTGCGTTCTAACCAAATGAACCTCGAGGACACCCTGA TGGACCTGAAGACCCTGCCGCGAGGAAATGGGGCCCAGGACTCGGGCCTGCTGGATGGCTCGGACTGTGGCCTGGGCGGGATCCGTCCCAAGATGCGCTCCGATGAGGACCCCCACGGCCCGCTGGGGGAGGCGCCTTTCGCGGGCTTCcatcctgctgctgctggcttccAGGGGCTACCTGTGTTTGGTGCTGGCTACGGTGGTGGACAGGGCTTCAAGCCTCCACCAGTCAAG GGTTCCAACCAGGGGTCGAATGCTCCAGCTAGTCTACTTAACAGCACGGGTATGGGTGGGCAGAACTCTAGTCTGACGGTAGGAAACAGTATTAGCAGCCTGAGCCCAGCCCTCGTGCAGAAGAttctccagcagcagcagcagcagcaacaacaacacttTCCC GCTAATGCGGGTTGCCCGGCAGGCATGGGGGCTCGTCTGGGCCAGCCGAATGTGCCCTCTGCAACACAGTTGCGTCTCCTGGTGCAGCAGATACAGATGGCGGTGCATGCGGGACACCTCAACCCTCAG ATTCTGAACCAGCCGCTGGCGCCGCAGACCTTGCAACTGCTGTACCAGCTGCTGCAGCAGATAAAGGTGCTGCAccagctgcagcagcaacagcagctggtACACACCAAGGGGGGGCCACCGCTGCAGCTCAACGTGCAGCTGACGCAGACCAAGCAGCGCATCCTCAACCTGCAGAACCAGATTGCTGCCCAACAGGCACTCTTCCTCAAGCAGCAGCTGCCCCCACCCCCACCTCCACAGCCACCCCAGCAGCAG GCCCCGCCCCATGCAGCTCCACCTCCCCCTGCTGGGCTGGGTGGTGGTCCATCAACACCGCAGGATTTCCTCGGCAGCAAGCCCGGAGGTGCCGAGGGCCTGCATTCAGACTTCCGTGACCTGAACCTCAAGGACGCTGtgtcccagcagcagcagcagcagtcccgCCTGAACCAGTGGAAGCTGCCATCGAGCCTCGACGAGGACAACAAGGCTCCACAGCAGAACGGAGGAGGAGATTTCAGCCGGGCCCCGGGTCCGGCTTCGAAGGCTGGCAGCGGCCTGTCATCATTCCTTGGCGGCACTGACGGACCGTGGTCCACCGGGGCATGCTCTCAGGATGGCTGGCCCGACGCCCCACCCACGACCAGCGGCGCAAGTGGCGGCACTTCGTCACCTGGCGAAGCCAAGGATTCCAATGCCGCCGGCTACAGCCTGAGTGACCTGGTGGCCGAATTCGAGCCCGGCAAGCCATGGAAGGGGGCGTCGGCACTCAAGAGTGCCGAGGATGACCCGCACCTGACGCCTGGGAGTGTGGTGCGGTCGCCTCTCTCGGTGAACACCATCAAAGACTCTGAGCTGTTTGGTAGCTGGAAGCCGAGTCCTCCAGGAGGGGAGGGCTCACTCGTTGCTTCCTTGGCCTCGCTGACCTCCAGCACATGGGCATTCACTCCAGCCATCCACGG GAGTGGAAATGGCAGCGGTGGCTCATCCAAAGGTAACGCCTCCAAGAGTGGCTGGGGTGGCAGCTCTGAGCAGGCACCCAGCTCAGACCCCTGGAACGTGGGGCCCAAGACCCGTGGACCACCTCCCGGCCTCTCTTCGGGCTGGgaacagcagggcagcaccaacTGCACCTTCCTGGTGCTCAAGAACCTGACCCCGCAAATCGATGGCTCGACGCTCAAGACCCTGTGCATGCAGCATGGGCCGCTGCAGCTCTTTCACCTGTTCCTCAAGCATGGCTTGGCCCTGGCCCAGTACGGGTCACGCGAGGAGGCCGCCAAGGCTCAGTCGGCGCTGCACAACTGCGTCCTCTCTAACACCACCATGCTGGCCTACATCCCGTCCGAGTCGGAGGTGGCCCAGTTCCTGCAGCTGGCCAACGGCCAAGGGCAGCACCCCTCGCAGCAGCCACCACCCCAACACCAGATGCCCTGGGGCTCTTCCACATCTGCTTTCCACCCGCCACAGCGCCCTCCCCTGCAGCAGTTTGCCCCAGGCCCCAGGGTCGCCAAGCAGCCTGGCGAGCCCTGGAACACTCCCCAGCCGCCGGCATCATCTGCCGCGGCAGCCGTCTCGTCGTCGACGTCCAACGCTAGCCACCTGTGGTCATTCCCCGGTGCCGGGGGTGGCCTCTGGTCCGCGCCTCAGACCAGCCAGGCTGGGGGTGGTGGCTCCAACCCAACGGGCCTCGACCACGACCACGGCGCACCCGGTGGGCCCCAGTCCTCGCTCAACTCCTTCCTGCCTGGTGACCTGCTCAGCGGCGAGTCCATGTGA
- the gw gene encoding trinucleotide repeat containing adaptor protein gawky isoform X3, translated as MQGDDKRNDLFLGQGGPGTWDTRPSSEPREAGNVSAAWPTGTTLTQPSCRNPCERGMGPVEDIVWSGEDASVIHRSSSLGGQCASTGSSNSQPGPRHNRGTSAAPSSSSWPSNDSPSEGADQLLGAVGGTEESSSQSSSQPPQPSRNCRPPRLGLLGGGENSHNNGTTATGWGAPPPGPQGGWGSGGGAQWGGATARSADYTPGGPNPSGDAGGASSPTKPAAAGSWGQGAVSKVAEAPDAKSATTGPRSVLEEPMTELRRLAAFSEGWGQTSINQDTPWEMPQSPGTKEPPTGAPWRAPVNTGTEIWENNLRSARAGGNKQPNPPQAAQGSSQCPQQQPWGSHTPTSHIGGTWGEEDEVPSSNMWTGVPAPAQQGGPRPPPEGPPSWGGDHHRGGGEKHWGGPAPPPPNSGWGAQEERESQGRLWGGRPSHSMDDGPSGAWGGGPKGAGPPPGVGTWSPVGGPNGKREPSGWEEPSPPPSRRPVTNYDDGTALWGNPTRQGKVGSAVSHWKDMPSVKSISGGGGGGAPPGMLRMPKEGVWGGNKGPRGGGANWGDSGWDDHNKGAWGGVPPEQAYWGSKPKGPPSWADGQIDTSTWGGPSKQGGKPLTKDLIYASKQFRLLTEMGFKKEDVENALRSNQMNLEDTLMDLKTLPRGNGAQDSGLLDGSDCGLGGIRPKMRSDEDPHGPLGEAPFAGFHPAAAGFQGLPVFGAGYGGGQGFKPPPVKGSNQGSNAPASLLNSTGMGGQNSSLTVGNSISSLSPALVQKILQQQQQQQQQHFPANAGCPAGMGARLGQPNVPSATQLRLLVQQIQMAVHAGHLNPQILNQPLAPQTLQLLYQLLQQIKVLHQLQQQQQLVHTKGGPPLQLNVQLTQTKQRILNLQNQIAAQQALFLKQQLPPPPPPQPPQQQAPPHAAPPPPAGLGGGPSTPQDFLGSKPGGAEGLHSDFRDLNLKDAVSQQQQQQSRLNQWKLPSSLDEDNKAPQQNGGGDFSRAPGPASKAGSGLSSFLGGTDGPWSTGACSQDGWPDAPPTTSGASGGTSSPGEAKDSNAAGYSLSDLVAEFEPGKPWKGASALKSAEDDPHLTPGSVVRSPLSVNTIKDSELFGSWKPSPPGGEGSLVASLASLTSSTWAFTPAIHGSGNGSGGSSKGNASKSGWGGSSEQAPSSDPWNVGPKTRGPPPGLSSGWEQQGSTNCTFLVLKNLTPQIDGSTLKTLCMQHGPLQLFHLFLKHGLALAQYGSREEAAKAQSALHNCVLSNTTMLAYIPSESEVAQFLQLANGQGQHPSQQPPPQHQMPWGSSTSAFHPPQRPPLQQFAPGPRVAKQPGEPWNTPQPPASSAAAAVSSSTSNASHLWSFPGAGGGLWSAPQTSQAGGGGSNPTGLDHDHGAPGGPQSSLNSFLPGDLLSGESM; from the exons ATGCAAGGCGACGACAAAAGAAACGACCTGTTTCTAGGCCAAGGGGGCCCTGGG ACTTGGGACACACGACCAAGTTCAGAGCCCCGAGAGGCCGGGAATGTGTCGGCGGCATGGCCGACCGGCACTACCTTGACACAGCCTTCCTGCCGGAACCCCTGCGAGAGGGGCATGG GTCCCGTGGAGGATATTGTGTGGAGTGGGGAAGATGCATCTGTGATACACCGCTCAAGCAGCCTGGGGGGCCAGTGTGCTTCCACGGGGTCCAGCAATAGTCAGCCGGGCCCCCGACACAATAGGGGCACCTCTGCAGCCCCCTCCTCATCCTCCTGG CCCTCCAACGACAGCCCCTCCGAGGGTGCAGACCAGTTACTGGGCGCTGTTGGGGGAACTGAGGAGTCATCGTCACAATCCTCGTCGCAGCCGCCACAGCCATCGCGCAACTGTCGGCCTCCACGCCTGGGCCTGCTGGGCGGGGGCGAAAACTCTCACAACAACGGCACCACAGCCACAGGCTGGGGTGCGCCGCCACCCGGTCCCCAAGGGGGATGGGGCTCTGGCGGAGGAGCCCAGTGGGGAGGTGCCACGGCACGCAGTGCTGACTACACGCCTGGTGGCCCAaatccgagtggcgatgccggtGGTGCCAGCTCCCCGACTAAGCCAGCGGCTGCGGGCAGCTGGGGTCAGGGTGCAGTCAGCAAGGTTGCCGAAGCACCAGATGCCAAGAGCGCCACCACGGGGCCACGCAGTGTTTTGGAGGAGCCCATGACAGAACTGCGGCGACTGGCAGCTTTCAGCGAGGGTTGGGGCCAGACG TCTATCAACCAGGACACGCCCTGGGAAATGCCACAGTCACCCGGGACCAAAGAGCCGCCAACAGGGGCGCCCTGGAGGGCTCCCGTCAACACTGGCACTGAGATCTGGGAGAATAATTTGCGCAGTGCACGAGCCGGGGGCAACAAGCAGCCCAACCCACCACAGGCAGCACAG GGTTCTAGCCAGTGTCCTCAACAGCAGCCCTGGGGGAGCCACACCCCCACCAGCCACATTGGGGGCACCTGGGGCGAGGAGGATGAGGTCCCGTCCTCCAACATGTGGACTGGAGTGCCCGCACCAGCCCAGCAAGGGGGGCCTCGTCCACCTCCCGAGGGCCCGCCATCCTGGGGCGGAGACCACCATCGCGGGGGTGGTGAGAAGCACTGGGGTGGGCCAGCCCCGCCGCCCCCCAACTCTGGCTGGGGTGCACAGGAGGAGCGAGAGTCTCAGGGCCGGCTCTGGGGTGGCCGGCCCTCGCACAGCATGGATGACGGCCCCAGTGGTGCATGGGGTGGGGGGCCCAAGGGTGCCGGGCCCCCACCCGGTGTGGGGACCTGGTCTCCCGTTGGCGGGCCCAATGGCAAGCGAGAACCCTCGGGCTGGGAAGAGCCATCCCCACCGCCGTCCCGTCGGCCAGTGACCAACTATGATGATGGCACCGCTCTCTGGGGCAACCCCACAAGGCAGGGCAAGGTGGGTTCTGCG GTGTCTCACTGGAAGGACATGCCCTCGGTCAAGTCcatcagcggcggcggcggtggtggtgctCCACCTGGGATGCTTCGAATGCCAAAGGAAGGCGTGTGGGGCGGCAACAAGGGCCCCCGCGGGGGTGGGGCCAACTGGGGCGACTCTGGCTGGGATGACCACAACAAGGGTGCCTGGGGCGGGGTGCCGCCTGAGCAGGCCTACTGGGGCTCCAAGCCCAAGGGGCCACCGTCATGGGCCGACGGCCAGATTGACACGTCCACCTGGGGTGGACCTTCAAAACAG GGTGGCAAGCCTTTGACCAAGGACCTCATCTATGCCAGCAAGCAATTCCGTCTCCTGACAGAGATGGGATTCAAGAAGGAAGACGTAGAGAACGCTCTGCGTTCTAACCAAATGAACCTCGAGGACACCCTGA TGGACCTGAAGACCCTGCCGCGAGGAAATGGGGCCCAGGACTCGGGCCTGCTGGATGGCTCGGACTGTGGCCTGGGCGGGATCCGTCCCAAGATGCGCTCCGATGAGGACCCCCACGGCCCGCTGGGGGAGGCGCCTTTCGCGGGCTTCcatcctgctgctgctggcttccAGGGGCTACCTGTGTTTGGTGCTGGCTACGGTGGTGGACAGGGCTTCAAGCCTCCACCAGTCAAG GGTTCCAACCAGGGGTCGAATGCTCCAGCTAGTCTACTTAACAGCACGGGTATGGGTGGGCAGAACTCTAGTCTGACGGTAGGAAACAGTATTAGCAGCCTGAGCCCAGCCCTCGTGCAGAAGAttctccagcagcagcagcagcagcaacaacaacacttTCCC GCTAATGCGGGTTGCCCGGCAGGCATGGGGGCTCGTCTGGGCCAGCCGAATGTGCCCTCTGCAACACAGTTGCGTCTCCTGGTGCAGCAGATACAGATGGCGGTGCATGCGGGACACCTCAACCCTCAG ATTCTGAACCAGCCGCTGGCGCCGCAGACCTTGCAACTGCTGTACCAGCTGCTGCAGCAGATAAAGGTGCTGCAccagctgcagcagcaacagcagctggtACACACCAAGGGGGGGCCACCGCTGCAGCTCAACGTGCAGCTGACGCAGACCAAGCAGCGCATCCTCAACCTGCAGAACCAGATTGCTGCCCAACAGGCACTCTTCCTCAAGCAGCAGCTGCCCCCACCCCCACCTCCACAGCCACCCCAGCAGCAG GCCCCGCCCCATGCAGCTCCACCTCCCCCTGCTGGGCTGGGTGGTGGTCCATCAACACCGCAGGATTTCCTCGGCAGCAAGCCCGGAGGTGCCGAGGGCCTGCATTCAGACTTCCGTGACCTGAACCTCAAGGACGCTGtgtcccagcagcagcagcagcagtcccgCCTGAACCAGTGGAAGCTGCCATCGAGCCTCGACGAGGACAACAAGGCTCCACAGCAGAACGGAGGAGGAGATTTCAGCCGGGCCCCGGGTCCGGCTTCGAAGGCTGGCAGCGGCCTGTCATCATTCCTTGGCGGCACTGACGGACCGTGGTCCACCGGGGCATGCTCTCAGGATGGCTGGCCCGACGCCCCACCCACGACCAGCGGCGCAAGTGGCGGCACTTCGTCACCTGGCGAAGCCAAGGATTCCAATGCCGCCGGCTACAGCCTGAGTGACCTGGTGGCCGAATTCGAGCCCGGCAAGCCATGGAAGGGGGCGTCGGCACTCAAGAGTGCCGAGGATGACCCGCACCTGACGCCTGGGAGTGTGGTGCGGTCGCCTCTCTCGGTGAACACCATCAAAGACTCTGAGCTGTTTGGTAGCTGGAAGCCGAGTCCTCCAGGAGGGGAGGGCTCACTCGTTGCTTCCTTGGCCTCGCTGACCTCCAGCACATGGGCATTCACTCCAGCCATCCACGG GAGTGGAAATGGCAGCGGTGGCTCATCCAAAGGTAACGCCTCCAAGAGTGGCTGGGGTGGCAGCTCTGAGCAGGCACCCAGCTCAGACCCCTGGAACGTGGGGCCCAAGACCCGTGGACCACCTCCCGGCCTCTCTTCGGGCTGGgaacagcagggcagcaccaacTGCACCTTCCTGGTGCTCAAGAACCTGACCCCGCAAATCGATGGCTCGACGCTCAAGACCCTGTGCATGCAGCATGGGCCGCTGCAGCTCTTTCACCTGTTCCTCAAGCATGGCTTGGCCCTGGCCCAGTACGGGTCACGCGAGGAGGCCGCCAAGGCTCAGTCGGCGCTGCACAACTGCGTCCTCTCTAACACCACCATGCTGGCCTACATCCCGTCCGAGTCGGAGGTGGCCCAGTTCCTGCAGCTGGCCAACGGCCAAGGGCAGCACCCCTCGCAGCAGCCACCACCCCAACACCAGATGCCCTGGGGCTCTTCCACATCTGCTTTCCACCCGCCACAGCGCCCTCCCCTGCAGCAGTTTGCCCCAGGCCCCAGGGTCGCCAAGCAGCCTGGCGAGCCCTGGAACACTCCCCAGCCGCCGGCATCATCTGCCGCGGCAGCCGTCTCGTCGTCGACGTCCAACGCTAGCCACCTGTGGTCATTCCCCGGTGCCGGGGGTGGCCTCTGGTCCGCGCCTCAGACCAGCCAGGCTGGGGGTGGTGGCTCCAACCCAACGGGCCTCGACCACGACCACGGCGCACCCGGTGGGCCCCAGTCCTCGCTCAACTCCTTCCTGCCTGGTGACCTGCTCAGCGGCGAGTCCATGTGA